The Fibrobacter sp. UWEL genome includes the window CCGAGAGCCGCGGCGGCGCCCATCTTGCCGAGAGTCACTATTGTTTCTTGATCCATTCTTTACCTCAAAGGTTACGAATCAATCAATTAAGCGAAGGTCTGGGTTGCGAACACCATGACGAACAGGGCAACAGTTTCGACCACACCGAGAACCATCAGGTAGTTCACCATGCCCTTGCCGGTTTCGCCCAAAGCGTCACAAGCAACAGCACCAGCCTTTCCCTGGAACCATGCGGAAGCCATCATGCCGAGGCCGCCGAAGATACCGGCACCGAGGCAAGCAGCCCAGTTGTTGAAGTTTTCAGCATTTGCTGCACCCAGGATGAAGTTCATCAGGAGCATGCCGTAAATGGTCTGGGAAATGGGAGCACCCACAAACACAAGGAGAGTGAAGAGAGCACTCTTGCCCTGAGCGTAAGCCTTCTTCCAGACGGTGATTGCAGACATACCAGCGGTACCGCAACCAAGGGCAGAACCGAGAGCACCGAGGCCGAGAGCTGCTGCTGCACCCATCTTGCCGAGAGTAACCATGGTTTCGTGATCTAACATATTTTTATCCTCTACTTGTTGTTATTAAACGTTTTTCCGTTTCTTGAACGGGTTAAAGCCAAAACCGCTCCACTGCAGGTCAAGGCCGTTAGAAAATTCAAGGGTGTTCAAACGCACTGCGTGAACCGCCACACCCATGACGGCAAGTGCAATGTTCAGGGCATGAACAAAGAGTAGCACAACGGCTGCACCAAGGAGACCGCCTACAGAACCGAACATGGGCGAAAGCATTTCGCTGAAGGATTCTGCAATGGCAGCACCGGAAAGGCCCACTGCGAACAGACGGATGTAGCTAATCACATCCACGAAGTTGTTCACGATGTTCAAGGCGAGCATAGGAATAGAAATCCATTCTTCCTTGAGCTTGGAAGGAGGCACAGAGAACAGCACCAGAAGCACTACACCAGCGATGAGCACATAGATCATCGGAGCGGAAGTAGGACCGCTGAAGAAGTTTCTGAACACTTCCGGGACCTTGTCGCCCAGCACCATGTTTCCTGCCAGGAAGAACATGTACCAGGTGGAGAACAGCCAGCCAACCTGAGCCAGAGCTGTAGTACTCTTACGCTGGATCTGGACAATCACATTCCAAACGTGTGCAATAGTCAGATGGACCACTGCAATGCAGAAACAGAAGAACTGCATGTTGGAAGACTGACGGATCCAATGCATGGCATTCTTCAGACCCTCGGGGCAGAAGGATGCATTCGCCAAATCAAGATTTGCAACCCAGGGAGCAATTTCCGGAGTCAAACCAAGATAGCTTGCATTCATGATGCCCCAAACGATGGTCGCACCACTCATAAGGTACATAAAGCTAAAGCCTGCACTCTTGGATTTCGGAGCCTTCTTGCGGGCAACGATAGTGAGTGCCAGGAACAGAGCTCCGTAGAAGGCATCACCAACGATGATGGCAAAGAACAGGCTGAAGAAAGCCAGGAACACTGCGGAAACGTCGATTTCCTTGTAGCCCGGAACGATACCGATAATATCGTACAGGAACTGCATGGGTTTCGCAATGGGCTTGTGGGTCAAAAGCGTGGGAACCATGTCGTCGTCGGAAGGATCTTCTTCACGGACGCCCCAGCCGTTTGCCTTTGCTGCTTCCTGAATTTCGTTCATGCGAGTAGCAGGAGCGAAACCCTGGATCATGGCGATGCTTGCACCTGCAAGCATACCGCTTGCAGCTTCCTGAAGATCATATTCTTCGTCGGCGTCAGCCAGTTCAGAATCGATTTCGGAACGCTTGGCAGCAAGACCTTCCAGAGTCTGGTCAGCCTTTGCAAGTTCAGCACTTGCGGCTTCCAGCTTCTGGCGCATTTCAGCCAGAGACATAGACGGCAGAGGAAGTTCCACAGCATCCTTGACGGCTGCAGGTTCTTCACCCTTGCTAATGACTGCATAAAGATTGCCAGTAAGGTTCTGGCCAAACGGCAGCACGACGGCGCCATCGGCAGCAGAAATAGTCTTGCTGGGATCAACTTCATAGAGTTTTACGAAAACACCGCTCTCTTCCAGAGACTTCACGGTCTCGGGATCCAGATTGCCGAAGTTGTTCAGGCGGTTCAAATCATTGTGGAGCTTAGAGATTTCGTCAGTAGCGTCCTTCTTGACCTGCACCATCTGGTGGACTGCTTCAACAGCAGGCATTTCAGCAACAGATGCGTCCAGAGCGACAGCATCCTTCCCTGCCTTGGCAGGAATTGCTTCAAGAGCCTTACGGATTCGGGTGACCTTGGACTTGGCAGCATTCAGCTTCACGCCCGTGGGGTTAACCAGCGGAGTGACATGAAGGATGCCCATTTCGCGGAGCTTTTCGAGAGAAGCTTCACGATCCTTGTCCAGGCAGAGAATGGTTACTTTCTTCATAGGAGTAATCATGCGGCTACCCCCTTATTCTGAGCGGCTGCGGCATCCTGTGCTGCGGCACGAGCGGTAGACTTGCCCTTGGCAAGCTTAGAACGTGCAACACCAGAAGTCTGCTGGTCACCCAGGAAGATGTTAATCTTACGGATGTTATCCTTGGCTTCGGGAATCTTGACCTTTTCGAAAAGATTCACACGCTGGCTGGTGGTACGGAGTTCCATGGAAAGCAATTCGTACTGCTTTTCGAGAACGCGGCGTTCCAGGCGCAGGGAGATAAGGCCCTGCAGACTACGGATACCGTCGTCCAGCCAAACCGGCGTAGTAAAGAAGTCAGGGATGGTCACATTAAAGTCTACCCCATCGAATGTAGGAATGCGGACACCGGCGATGTTTCCTTCGCCCTGGCGCACTTCCTTCACCGACAGGTACTTAGACCAATCGATAGGTTCGGCATACAGCGAAATCCAGGAGGACATGCTCTTACGGAGTTTGTCTTCCTCCTCTCGCTTTGCCATCACCCTCTCCTGGAGCGTACGCATTTCCATCTGCAGCTGTTGCTTTTTCAGCAAGAGCGTCGGCAGATAGCGCTGGAAGCGCTTCAATGCGTCGCGTTCCGCCTTGAGGGCGTTTTTGGTTAACTTGACTTTAGCCATGAATTACCCCTTCTTGGGCCAATACTGACTAATCATCTTGGAAGGAATACCGGTTTCTTCGGGTTCGAAGCAATCAGCAAGGATTGTCCAGCCCAGATCCAGAGCCTGTTCCAGAGGAATGTTCACAGACAGGTCCATCATTTCCTTTTCGAAACGAGTACCGTACTTCAACAGCTTCTGGTCCCAAGTACTCATGTTG containing:
- a CDS encoding V-type ATP synthase subunit I; protein product: MITPMKKVTILCLDKDREASLEKLREMGILHVTPLVNPTGVKLNAAKSKVTRIRKALEAIPAKAGKDAVALDASVAEMPAVEAVHQMVQVKKDATDEISKLHNDLNRLNNFGNLDPETVKSLEESGVFVKLYEVDPSKTISAADGAVVLPFGQNLTGNLYAVISKGEEPAAVKDAVELPLPSMSLAEMRQKLEAASAELAKADQTLEGLAAKRSEIDSELADADEEYDLQEAASGMLAGASIAMIQGFAPATRMNEIQEAAKANGWGVREEDPSDDDMVPTLLTHKPIAKPMQFLYDIIGIVPGYKEIDVSAVFLAFFSLFFAIIVGDAFYGALFLALTIVARKKAPKSKSAGFSFMYLMSGATIVWGIMNASYLGLTPEIAPWVANLDLANASFCPEGLKNAMHWIRQSSNMQFFCFCIAVVHLTIAHVWNVIVQIQRKSTTALAQVGWLFSTWYMFFLAGNMVLGDKVPEVFRNFFSGPTSAPMIYVLIAGVVLLVLFSVPPSKLKEEWISIPMLALNIVNNFVDVISYIRLFAVGLSGAAIAESFSEMLSPMFGSVGGLLGAAVVLLFVHALNIALAVMGVAVHAVRLNTLEFSNGLDLQWSGFGFNPFKKRKNV
- a CDS encoding V-type ATP synthase subunit D; this encodes MAKVKLTKNALKAERDALKRFQRYLPTLLLKKQQLQMEMRTLQERVMAKREEEDKLRKSMSSWISLYAEPIDWSKYLSVKEVRQGEGNIAGVRIPTFDGVDFNVTIPDFFTTPVWLDDGIRSLQGLISLRLERRVLEKQYELLSMELRTTSQRVNLFEKVKIPEAKDNIRKINIFLGDQQTSGVARSKLAKGKSTARAAAQDAAAAQNKGVAA
- a CDS encoding V-type ATP synthase subunit K (produces ATP from ADP in the presence of a proton gradient across the membrane; the K subunit is a nonenzymatic component which binds the dimeric form by interacting with the G and E subunits), which translates into the protein MLDHETMVTLGKMGAAAALGLGALGSALGCGTAGMSAITVWKKAYAQGKSALFTLLVFVGAPISQTIYGMLLMNFILGAANAENFNNWAACLGAGIFGGLGMMASAWFQGKAGAVACDALGETGKGMVNYLMVLGVVETVALFVMVFATQTFA